In Halomarina salina, one DNA window encodes the following:
- a CDS encoding inorganic phosphate transporter: protein MVTVLAVVGVLVAVFVGFNIGGSSTGVAFGPAVGSRLVRKATAATLFTSFALVGAWTVGRNVIDTMSSSIVPATQFSPVASVGVLFFTGVSLLISNIYGVPASTSMTAVGAIVGLGLATGTLNEALMFTIVTAWIVAPLVGFLCGALIGRYVYPHLDRRIAFTRFESHLVWLDRSGRVPRPRFNENASPRDIVGSLAVIAIACYMGFSAGASNAANAVAPLVGSQGPLTVNQGVLLAVFALGLGGFTIARRTLDTVGDDITELPILAALIVSIVGATIITALSYLGIPASLAVSTTCCIIGLGWGRASRAATLVELATPEPERSTDVEISTGALVTSRTEEVPTTPTVGDLARGEAPPEKPADEVPEIPDIGEKGAPELDQRSLFDPSAVKRIALLWVLTPTIAVVGSYPLFLLVL from the coding sequence ATGGTGACTGTCCTCGCCGTCGTCGGCGTGCTCGTCGCAGTGTTCGTCGGGTTCAACATCGGCGGCTCCTCGACCGGCGTCGCGTTCGGTCCGGCCGTCGGGAGCCGCCTCGTGCGGAAGGCGACCGCTGCGACGCTGTTCACGTCGTTCGCACTCGTGGGGGCGTGGACCGTCGGGCGCAACGTCATCGACACGATGAGCAGCAGCATCGTCCCCGCAACGCAGTTCTCGCCGGTCGCCAGCGTCGGCGTCCTCTTCTTCACCGGCGTCTCGCTGCTCATCTCGAACATCTACGGCGTTCCAGCCTCGACGTCGATGACCGCCGTCGGCGCTATCGTCGGGCTGGGGCTCGCGACCGGGACGCTCAACGAGGCGCTGATGTTCACCATCGTCACGGCGTGGATCGTCGCCCCACTGGTCGGGTTTCTGTGTGGAGCGCTCATCGGTCGCTACGTCTACCCGCATCTCGACCGTCGCATCGCGTTCACCCGGTTCGAATCACACCTCGTCTGGCTCGACCGCTCCGGACGGGTCCCGCGACCTCGGTTCAACGAGAACGCGTCGCCACGCGACATCGTCGGCTCGCTCGCGGTCATCGCCATCGCCTGCTACATGGGGTTCTCCGCAGGGGCGTCGAACGCGGCCAACGCCGTCGCGCCGCTGGTGGGGTCGCAGGGTCCGTTGACCGTCAACCAGGGAGTTCTCCTGGCCGTCTTCGCGCTCGGGCTCGGTGGGTTCACCATCGCCAGACGCACGCTCGACACCGTCGGCGACGACATCACGGAGCTCCCGATTCTGGCGGCGCTCATCGTCTCTATCGTCGGGGCGACCATCATCACGGCGCTGTCGTACCTGGGCATCCCCGCGAGTCTGGCCGTGAGCACCACCTGTTGCATCATCGGTCTCGGCTGGGGTCGGGCGAGTCGGGCGGCGACGCTCGTCGAACTCGCGACGCCCGAACCGGAGCGGAGCACCGACGTCGAGATCTCGACGGGGGCCCTCGTGACCTCGCGAACGGAGGAGGTCCCCACGACCCCGACGGTCGGCGATCTGGCGCGCGGTGAAGCCCCTCCCGAGAAGCCTGCCGACGAGGTCCCCGAGATTCCCGACATCGGTGAGAAGGGTGCGCCGGAACTCGACCAGCGGAGCCTCTTCGACCCGAGTGCGGTCAAGCGCATCGCGCTGCTCTGGGTCCTCACGCCCACCATCGCGGTCGTCGGGTCGTACCCGCTGTTCCTCCTGGTCCTGTGA
- a CDS encoding long-chain-fatty-acid--CoA ligase, producing MKVEMRTTDFLDRALDLYSDVVGVIADDGTEYTYAEFGERVDRLSNVLADHGVEQGDRVALLAGNTHYFLESLYATNQLGAVFVPMNYRLVGEEFEYILNDCEADTVIADYEYAAEIEKVRDSVPAEHFIGYQADDIEGDWADYEDLLADASTDAPERPDISEDDDASINYTSGTTGDPKGVVRTHRTEHWHALVLNQHHEIEDDDVYLWTLPMFHCNGWGHTYAITGTGGTHVCQRAFDPGETLRRVREYDVSFLCGAPTVLNRLIQFHENNPDVETSGANEVRLATAGSAPPKASLEAIEDDIGWRIIHLYGLTETAPIITTSNSPRRLAERGRGLKTFQGSETLCTDVRVVDEDGNDVPRDSTSMGEIVVKGNQVMDRYLNKEEETHDAFNARLPGYFHTGDLAVMDEDGMISIQDRKKDIIISGGENVSSIEVEDTLYDHPDILKVAVIPTPSDEWGELVTALVVPKEGVDLTAEGIEEFAREHMAGYKIPRRIEFVEDLPETATGKVQKYQLRQDYWEDEERLIG from the coding sequence ATGAAGGTTGAGATGCGAACCACCGACTTCCTCGACCGGGCGCTCGACCTGTACTCGGACGTCGTCGGTGTCATCGCCGACGATGGCACGGAGTACACCTACGCCGAGTTCGGGGAGCGAGTGGACAGACTGTCGAACGTGCTGGCCGACCACGGCGTCGAACAGGGCGACCGGGTGGCGCTGCTCGCGGGGAACACGCACTACTTCCTGGAATCGCTCTACGCCACGAACCAACTCGGTGCGGTGTTCGTCCCGATGAACTACCGCCTCGTCGGCGAGGAGTTCGAGTACATCCTCAACGACTGCGAGGCCGACACCGTCATCGCGGACTACGAGTACGCCGCCGAGATAGAGAAGGTCCGTGACTCGGTGCCCGCCGAGCACTTCATCGGCTACCAGGCCGACGACATCGAGGGCGACTGGGCGGACTACGAGGACCTGCTCGCCGACGCGTCCACCGATGCTCCCGAGCGCCCGGACATCTCCGAGGACGACGACGCCTCTATCAACTACACCTCGGGGACGACTGGCGACCCGAAGGGCGTCGTCCGCACGCACCGCACCGAACACTGGCACGCGCTGGTGCTCAACCAGCACCACGAGATAGAGGACGACGACGTCTACCTCTGGACGCTCCCGATGTTCCACTGCAACGGCTGGGGTCACACCTACGCCATCACCGGGACCGGTGGCACGCACGTCTGCCAGCGGGCGTTCGACCCCGGAGAGACGCTCCGTCGCGTCCGCGAGTACGACGTCTCGTTCCTCTGTGGCGCGCCGACGGTCCTCAACAGGCTCATCCAGTTCCACGAGAACAACCCGGACGTGGAGACGTCGGGTGCCAACGAGGTCCGCCTCGCGACCGCCGGTTCGGCGCCCCCGAAGGCGTCACTCGAAGCCATCGAGGACGACATCGGCTGGCGCATCATCCACCTCTACGGGCTGACCGAGACCGCCCCCATCATCACCACCTCGAACTCCCCCCGTCGCCTCGCCGAGCGGGGTCGGGGCCTCAAGACCTTCCAGGGCAGCGAGACGCTCTGTACGGACGTCCGGGTCGTCGACGAAGACGGCAACGACGTCCCTCGCGACAGCACGTCGATGGGTGAAATCGTCGTCAAGGGCAACCAGGTGATGGACCGGTACCTGAACAAGGAAGAGGAGACCCACGACGCGTTCAACGCCCGCCTCCCCGGCTACTTCCACACGGGCGACCTCGCCGTGATGGACGAGGACGGGATGATATCGATTCAGGACCGCAAGAAGGACATCATCATCTCCGGGGGCGAGAACGTCTCCTCCATCGAGGTCGAGGACACGCTGTACGACCACCCGGACATCCTCAAGGTCGCCGTCATCCCCACCCCGAGCGACGAGTGGGGCGAACTCGTGACGGCACTCGTCGTCCCGAAGGAGGGCGTCGACCTCACCGCGGAAGGCATCGAGGAGTTCGCCCGCGAGCACATGGCGGGCTACAAGATTCCCCGCCGTATCGAGTTCGTCGAGGACCTCCCCGAGACGGCCACCGGAAAGGTCCAGAAGTACCAGCTCCGACAGGACTACTGGGAGGACGAGGAACGGCTCATCGGGTAG
- the gatA gene encoding Asp-tRNA(Asn)/Glu-tRNA(Gln) amidotransferase subunit GatA, whose translation MAEEQSLAAEETGSEYNAFVTETTIEGADDGPLSGKTVAVKDNISTQGVRTTCGSAMLADYVPPYDATVVRRLKDAGATIVGKTNMDEFGMGSTTETSAFGPAENPAAPGRVPGGSSGGSAAAVAGGLADLALGTDTGGSIRNPAAFCGVVGIKPTYGLVSRYGLVAYANSLEQIGPLAPTVEEAAALLDVVAGPDEHDATTRDAAANSDYASAADGDVEGTTIGVPTELVEGADEGVRETFEAALDDLRDQGAETVEVSLPSVETAVQAYYVVAMSEASSNLARYDGVRYGVSGGYEGNWNESFADAREEGFGEEVKRRVLLGTYALSAGYHDKYYAKAQDARAWIQQDFDEAFQEADVLASPTMPVPPFELGESLDDPLQLYLADANTVPVNLANLPAISVPAGETDGLPVGLQFVGPAFGERAVIRAGSALE comes from the coding sequence ATGGCCGAGGAACAGAGTCTCGCCGCGGAGGAGACGGGCTCCGAGTACAACGCGTTCGTCACCGAGACGACCATCGAGGGGGCAGACGACGGCCCGCTCTCGGGCAAGACGGTCGCCGTGAAGGACAACATCTCGACGCAGGGCGTCCGCACCACCTGCGGGTCGGCGATGCTCGCCGACTACGTCCCGCCGTACGACGCGACGGTCGTCCGGCGACTGAAGGACGCCGGGGCGACCATCGTCGGCAAGACCAACATGGACGAGTTCGGGATGGGCAGTACCACCGAGACGTCCGCGTTCGGCCCCGCCGAGAACCCCGCCGCACCCGGACGCGTCCCCGGTGGCTCCTCGGGCGGGTCGGCGGCCGCCGTCGCCGGCGGCCTCGCGGACCTCGCACTCGGGACCGACACGGGTGGCTCCATCCGGAACCCGGCCGCGTTCTGCGGCGTCGTCGGTATCAAACCGACCTACGGGCTGGTCTCGCGGTACGGACTGGTCGCCTACGCGAACTCGCTCGAACAGATCGGTCCGCTCGCGCCGACCGTCGAGGAGGCCGCGGCGCTGCTCGACGTCGTCGCCGGCCCGGACGAGCACGACGCGACGACACGCGACGCGGCGGCGAACTCCGACTACGCGAGCGCCGCCGACGGCGACGTGGAGGGGACGACCATCGGCGTGCCCACCGAACTCGTCGAGGGCGCGGACGAGGGCGTCCGCGAGACGTTCGAGGCCGCGCTCGACGACCTGCGCGACCAGGGTGCCGAGACGGTCGAGGTGTCGCTCCCCTCCGTCGAGACGGCCGTGCAGGCGTACTACGTCGTCGCGATGTCAGAGGCGTCGTCGAACCTCGCGCGCTACGACGGCGTGCGCTACGGCGTCTCCGGCGGCTACGAGGGCAACTGGAACGAGTCGTTCGCCGACGCCCGCGAGGAGGGGTTCGGCGAGGAGGTCAAGCGCCGCGTCCTGCTCGGGACGTACGCGCTCTCGGCGGGCTACCACGACAAGTACTACGCGAAGGCCCAGGACGCCCGCGCGTGGATTCAGCAGGACTTCGACGAGGCGTTCCAGGAGGCCGACGTGCTCGCCTCGCCGACGATGCCCGTCCCTCCGTTCGAACTCGGCGAGAGCCTCGACGACCCGCTCCAGCTCTACCTCGCGGACGCGAACACCGTTCCGGTCAACCTGGCCAACCTGCCCGCCATCTCCGTCCCGGCGGGCGAGACGGACGGGCTCCCGGTCGGGCTGCAGTTCGTCGGCCCCGCGTTCGGCGAGCGTGCCGTCATCCGGGCCGGGAGCGCACTGGAGTAA
- the gatC gene encoding Asp-tRNA(Asn)/Glu-tRNA(Gln) amidotransferase subunit GatC produces MSDSVDPEEVRHVADLARVALDDEEVSRFADQFGDILAYFDALDEVPEVDSDADLTNVMRADDVRDGLSQEEALENAPETVDGYFKGPRVS; encoded by the coding sequence ATGAGCGACTCCGTCGACCCGGAGGAGGTCCGTCACGTCGCGGACCTCGCGCGGGTCGCACTCGACGACGAGGAGGTGTCCCGCTTCGCCGACCAGTTCGGGGACATCCTCGCGTACTTCGACGCACTGGACGAGGTGCCCGAGGTCGACAGCGACGCCGACCTCACGAACGTCATGCGGGCCGACGACGTCCGCGACGGCCTCTCGCAGGAGGAGGCCCTGGAGAACGCCCCGGAGACCGTCGACGGCTACTTCAAAGGGCCGCGGGTGTCGTAG
- a CDS encoding transcription initiation factor IIB produces the protein MTDTSIRQRTSEEERDREEETEQESAVACPECGGQLIDDSEHGETVCQDCGLVVEEDAVDRGPEWRAFDSAEKDQKSRVGAPTTNMMHDKGLSTNIGWQDKDAYGNSLSSRQREKMQRLRTWNERFRTRDSKERNLKQALGEIDRMASALGLPDNVRETASVIYRRALDEDLLPGRSIEGVATSALYASARQAGTPRSLDEITDVSRVGKDEIARTYRYVVRELSLEIQPADPESYVPRFASDLDLSDESERRARELLQNAKEAGIHSGKSPVGLAAAAVYAASLLTNEKVTQSEVSDVANISEVTIRNRYHELLEAESGAPSL, from the coding sequence ATGACAGACACCAGCATCCGCCAGCGGACGAGCGAGGAAGAGCGCGACCGAGAGGAAGAGACCGAACAGGAGTCCGCAGTCGCCTGTCCGGAGTGCGGCGGTCAGCTGATCGACGACAGCGAGCACGGCGAGACGGTCTGCCAGGACTGCGGTCTCGTCGTCGAGGAGGACGCCGTCGACCGCGGCCCCGAGTGGCGCGCGTTCGACTCCGCGGAGAAAGACCAGAAGTCCCGCGTCGGTGCGCCGACGACGAACATGATGCACGACAAGGGGCTCTCGACCAACATCGGGTGGCAGGACAAGGACGCCTACGGGAACTCCCTCTCGTCGAGACAGCGAGAGAAGATGCAGCGCCTCCGCACGTGGAACGAGCGGTTCCGCACCCGCGACTCCAAGGAGCGCAACCTCAAGCAGGCGCTCGGCGAGATCGACCGCATGGCGAGCGCCCTCGGCCTCCCCGACAACGTCCGTGAGACCGCGAGCGTCATCTACCGCCGTGCGCTCGACGAGGACCTCCTGCCGGGGCGTTCCATCGAGGGCGTCGCCACGTCGGCGCTGTACGCGTCGGCCCGACAGGCCGGCACGCCGCGCAGCCTCGACGAGATAACCGACGTCAGCCGGGTCGGGAAGGACGAGATCGCCCGCACCTACCGCTACGTCGTCCGCGAACTCAGCCTCGAAATCCAGCCCGCCGACCCCGAGAGCTACGTGCCGCGGTTCGCCAGCGACCTCGACCTCTCCGACGAGTCCGAGCGCCGCGCCCGCGAACTCCTGCAGAACGCGAAGGAGGCGGGCATCCACTCCGGGAAGTCGCCCGTCGGCCTCGCCGCCGCCGCCGTCTACGCGGCCTCCCTGCTGACGAACGAGAAGGTGACCCAGAGCGAGGTGAGCGACGTCGCCAACATCTCCGAAGTCACCATCCGGAACCGCTACCACGAACTGCTCGAAGCCGAGAGCGGCGCACCGTCGCTCTGA
- a CDS encoding CehA/McbA family metallohydrolase — protein MLSVELHCHSDLSYDGRDPVELLLEQAAAVGLDALAVTDHDEIDASLRMAELAPQYGLVGITGMEITSAAGHVLGFGLDERVPAGLTFEETLDRIRDQGGIAVVPHPFQRSRHGVAPHISNEALASADAIEVYNSRLFTGRSNRRAERFAERRGIPMTAGSDAHIAEMVGQAVTQVATTDRSADGILDAITQGRTSVVGDRTPWRVSVRQFGGGVKRRMRMAALSVF, from the coding sequence GTGCTCAGCGTCGAGCTTCACTGTCACTCCGACCTGTCGTACGACGGCCGGGACCCCGTCGAACTCCTGCTGGAGCAGGCGGCGGCCGTCGGCCTCGACGCGCTCGCCGTCACCGACCACGACGAGATAGACGCCTCGCTGCGGATGGCCGAACTCGCCCCCCAGTACGGACTGGTCGGCATCACCGGTATGGAGATCACCTCGGCGGCCGGTCACGTCCTCGGGTTCGGCCTCGACGAACGAGTGCCGGCGGGACTCACGTTCGAGGAGACGCTCGACCGCATCCGCGACCAGGGTGGTATCGCCGTCGTCCCTCACCCGTTCCAGCGGTCGCGGCACGGCGTCGCGCCGCACATCTCGAACGAGGCGCTCGCCAGCGCCGACGCCATCGAGGTGTACAACTCGCGGCTGTTCACCGGGCGCTCGAACCGTCGCGCCGAACGCTTCGCCGAGCGCCGCGGTATCCCGATGACCGCCGGCAGCGACGCCCACATCGCCGAGATGGTCGGCCAGGCGGTGACGCAGGTGGCGACGACCGACCGCTCGGCAGACGGCATCCTCGACGCGATCACCCAGGGTCGGACGAGCGTCGTCGGCGACCGGACGCCGTGGCGGGTCAGCGTCCGACAGTTCGGCGGCGGCGTGAAACGGCGGATGCGGATGGCGGCACTGTCGGTGTTCTGA
- the purL gene encoding phosphoribosylformylglycinamidine synthase subunit PurL, with amino-acid sequence MSLAPSDRALVVEELGREPTDVEEALFENLWSEHCAYRSSRPLLSAFDSAGEQVVVGPGDDAAVVALPTTDDEGTPDGYSDEWYVTLGVESHNHPSYVDPFDGAATGVGGIVRDTLSMGAYPVALADSLYFGPFEREHSQYLMDGVVEGIGHYGNCIGVPTVTGSVSFHEDYVGNPLVNVACVGLLHDDRLVTAVAEEPGDKLVLVGNATGRDGLGGASFASEDLAEDAETEDRPAVQVGDPYAEKRLIECNEDLVDEDLVRSARDLGAAGLGGASSELVAKGGLGADIALERVHQREPNMHPLEILLAESQERMCYEVRPGDVDRVRELAERYHLGCSVIGEVTDGNYTCTFTGDDGETETVVDVSAEYLADGAPMNDLDHVDPEPQERDLPDVALDEAFEAVVGAPSTASKSWVYRQYDHEVGTRTAIGPGGDAALLAVREADTGLAFSSGAEPNWTSANPYEGARAVALENATNVAATGARPLAAVDCLNGGNPEKPEVYGGFRGIVDGLAEMCADLSVPVVGGNVSLYNDSATGPIPPTPTLAMVGTKAGYDAPSSSFTGEGTLLVVGDGVLSGDVNAGLGGSEFLAQFGGTDAFPTLPEDPAGVVSHLADVANDDATLAVHDASHGGLAVTLAEMVTADAGATVTLDGDASAAALLFHEQAGRAVVETTDPDAVRAAFDGVAPVVAVGESDDSGTLSLTANGESLAYDVDRIRELRSVIERELA; translated from the coding sequence ATGAGCCTCGCCCCCTCGGACCGCGCACTCGTGGTCGAGGAACTCGGCCGGGAACCGACCGACGTGGAGGAAGCGCTGTTCGAGAACCTCTGGAGCGAACACTGCGCGTACCGTTCCTCGCGGCCGCTGCTGTCGGCGTTCGACAGTGCGGGCGAACAGGTCGTCGTCGGTCCGGGGGACGACGCCGCCGTCGTCGCACTCCCGACGACCGACGACGAGGGGACGCCCGACGGCTACTCCGACGAGTGGTACGTGACGCTCGGCGTCGAGAGCCACAACCACCCGTCGTACGTCGACCCGTTCGACGGCGCGGCGACGGGCGTCGGCGGCATCGTCCGCGACACGCTGTCGATGGGCGCGTACCCCGTCGCGCTCGCGGACTCGCTGTACTTCGGCCCGTTCGAGCGCGAGCACTCCCAGTACCTGATGGACGGCGTCGTCGAGGGCATCGGCCACTACGGCAACTGCATCGGCGTCCCGACGGTGACGGGCAGCGTCTCCTTCCACGAGGACTACGTCGGCAACCCGCTGGTGAACGTCGCCTGCGTCGGTCTGCTCCACGACGACCGACTCGTCACCGCCGTCGCGGAGGAGCCGGGAGACAAACTCGTCCTCGTCGGCAACGCCACCGGTCGGGACGGCCTCGGCGGCGCGTCGTTCGCCAGCGAGGACCTCGCCGAGGACGCCGAGACGGAGGACCGCCCGGCGGTGCAGGTCGGCGACCCCTACGCCGAGAAACGCCTGATCGAGTGCAACGAGGACCTCGTCGACGAGGATCTGGTTCGCTCGGCTCGCGACCTCGGCGCGGCCGGTCTCGGTGGAGCCTCCTCGGAACTCGTCGCGAAGGGCGGGCTCGGCGCTGACATCGCCCTCGAACGCGTCCACCAGCGCGAACCGAACATGCACCCGCTGGAGATACTGCTCGCCGAATCGCAAGAGCGGATGTGCTACGAGGTCCGTCCGGGGGACGTCGACCGCGTGCGGGAACTCGCCGAGCGCTATCACCTCGGCTGCTCGGTCATCGGCGAGGTCACGGACGGGAACTACACCTGCACGTTCACCGGCGACGACGGCGAGACGGAGACGGTCGTCGACGTCTCCGCGGAGTACCTCGCCGACGGCGCACCGATGAACGACCTCGACCACGTCGACCCGGAGCCCCAGGAGCGCGACCTGCCGGACGTCGCGCTCGACGAGGCGTTCGAGGCGGTCGTCGGTGCCCCCTCCACGGCGAGCAAGTCGTGGGTGTACCGCCAGTACGACCACGAGGTCGGGACCCGAACCGCCATCGGGCCTGGCGGCGACGCGGCGCTCCTCGCCGTCCGTGAGGCCGACACCGGCCTCGCGTTCTCCTCCGGCGCGGAGCCGAACTGGACGAGCGCGAACCCCTACGAGGGTGCGCGGGCCGTCGCGCTGGAGAACGCCACGAACGTCGCCGCGACGGGCGCACGACCGCTCGCAGCGGTTGACTGCCTCAACGGCGGCAACCCGGAGAAGCCCGAGGTGTACGGCGGCTTCCGCGGCATCGTCGACGGCCTCGCGGAGATGTGTGCCGACCTGTCGGTGCCCGTCGTCGGCGGGAACGTCTCGCTGTACAACGACTCCGCGACGGGGCCGATTCCCCCGACGCCGACGCTGGCGATGGTCGGGACGAAAGCCGGGTACGACGCTCCGTCGAGTTCGTTCACCGGTGAGGGGACCCTGCTCGTGGTCGGCGACGGCGTGCTTTCAGGGGATGTGAACGCCGGACTCGGTGGCTCCGAGTTCCTCGCGCAGTTCGGCGGCACCGACGCGTTCCCGACGCTCCCCGAGGACCCGGCGGGCGTCGTCTCGCATCTCGCGGACGTGGCGAACGACGACGCGACGCTCGCGGTCCACGACGCCAGTCACGGCGGCCTCGCGGTGACGCTCGCCGAGATGGTCACCGCCGACGCTGGTGCGACGGTGACGCTCGACGGCGACGCGAGCGCGGCGGCACTGCTGTTCCACGAGCAGGCGGGACGGGCCGTCGTCGAGACGACCGACCCCGACGCCGTCCGGGCCGCGTTCGACGGCGTCGCACCCGTCGTGGCAGTCGGGGAGAGCGACGACTCGGGGACGCTCTCGCTGACCGCCAACGGGGAGTCGCTTGCGTACGACGTGGACAGGATTCGGGAGCTGCGGTCGGTCATCGAGCGCGAACTAGCGTAA
- a CDS encoding maltose acetyltransferase domain-containing protein, producing MDSEKEKMLAGERYDPRDPELVADRRRAASTTNRYDRTEPDEREERQRLLDDLFGSVGEHVTVKPPVRCDYGYNVHVGYRFFANVDCVFLDVCRIEFGDDCLLGPGVHVYTATHPLDPDERAAGLEYGKPVTVGDDVWVGGRAVLNPGVTVGDGAMVASGAVVTEDVPERVVVQGNPATVAREIE from the coding sequence ATGGACTCGGAGAAGGAGAAGATGCTGGCCGGTGAGCGCTACGACCCGAGAGACCCCGAACTCGTCGCCGACCGCCGGCGAGCGGCGTCCACGACGAACCGGTACGACCGGACCGAACCGGACGAGCGCGAAGAGCGCCAGCGACTGCTCGACGACCTCTTCGGGTCGGTCGGCGAGCACGTCACCGTCAAGCCACCGGTCCGGTGTGACTACGGCTACAACGTCCACGTCGGCTACCGGTTCTTCGCGAACGTCGACTGCGTCTTCCTCGACGTCTGCCGTATCGAGTTCGGCGACGACTGCCTGCTCGGGCCGGGCGTCCACGTCTACACCGCGACGCACCCGCTGGACCCCGACGAGCGTGCGGCGGGCCTGGAGTACGGGAAGCCGGTCACCGTCGGAGACGACGTCTGGGTCGGCGGGCGGGCGGTCCTCAACCCCGGCGTGACGGTGGGTGATGGAGCGATGGTCGCCTCCGGAGCGGTCGTCACCGAGGACGTCCCCGAGCGGGTCGTCGTGCAGGGCAACCCGGCGACGGTCGCGAGAGAAATCGAGTGA
- a CDS encoding DUF7550 family protein, producing the protein MSEHEERVDDPDHQEQESVEGSDHPEPRPDHRQTAPQGPYTNRMVGIGAVVALVGLLVVFGIPLLLV; encoded by the coding sequence ATGAGCGAGCACGAGGAACGCGTCGACGACCCCGACCACCAGGAACAGGAGTCCGTCGAGGGCAGTGACCACCCGGAACCGCGCCCCGACCACCGACAGACCGCCCCGCAGGGACCCTACACCAACCGCATGGTCGGCATCGGTGCCGTCGTCGCGCTCGTCGGCCTCCTCGTCGTGTTCGGCATCCCGCTCCTCCTCGTCTGA
- a CDS encoding DUF5684 domain-containing protein — MLQSSNLISVPLQSDGAAGAVALVFLLFVLAVLVATIAGRWKAFEKAGHPGWTSLVPIFNLYIMCKIGDNSGWWIAAFLVPLLNIYAVFKINIDVADAFGKGGGFGIGLAFLPFVFWPLLGFGDVSHGTTSRGVHEEWA, encoded by the coding sequence ATGCTACAGTCATCGAATCTGATATCGGTTCCCCTGCAGAGCGACGGCGCTGCCGGGGCGGTCGCCCTTGTGTTCCTCCTGTTCGTCCTCGCAGTGTTGGTCGCGACCATCGCCGGGCGGTGGAAGGCGTTCGAGAAGGCCGGCCACCCCGGCTGGACGTCGCTGGTCCCGATATTCAACCTCTACATCATGTGCAAGATAGGCGACAACTCGGGGTGGTGGATAGCCGCGTTCCTCGTTCCGCTCCTCAACATCTACGCCGTGTTCAAGATCAACATCGACGTGGCCGACGCGTTCGGCAAGGGCGGGGGCTTCGGAATCGGCCTCGCCTTCCTCCCGTTCGTCTTCTGGCCCCTGCTCGGGTTCGGCGACGTCAGTCACGGCACGACGAGCCGGGGCGTCCACGAGGAGTGGGCCTAG
- the hisF gene encoding imidazole glycerol phosphate synthase subunit HisF: MLTKRIIPCIDVDVDDDGDPAVYTGVHFEDLQYTGDPVELAREYNAAGADEFVFLDITASAEGRETMLDVVGQVADECFIPLTVGGGIRTRDDIKETLRAGADKVSITTGALERPELITEGARAFGNQCIVISVDSRRRYDEDGEHYVEVDGESCWFECTKKGGREGTGVDVVSWAAEAEERGAGELFVNSIDADGTKDGYDLPLTGAVCDAVSTPVIASSGAGSPEHMREAFEAGADAALAASIFHFGEYTIDETKAYLDEQGVPVRR, encoded by the coding sequence GTGCTGACCAAACGTATCATCCCGTGCATCGACGTGGACGTCGACGACGACGGCGACCCCGCGGTCTACACGGGCGTCCACTTCGAGGACCTGCAGTACACGGGTGATCCGGTCGAACTCGCCCGCGAGTACAACGCGGCCGGGGCGGACGAGTTCGTCTTCCTCGACATCACCGCCAGCGCCGAGGGCCGCGAGACGATGCTCGACGTCGTCGGGCAGGTGGCCGACGAGTGTTTCATCCCGCTGACCGTCGGCGGCGGCATCCGGACCCGCGACGACATCAAGGAGACGCTCCGGGCGGGCGCGGACAAGGTGTCCATCACGACCGGCGCGCTCGAACGACCCGAACTCATCACCGAGGGTGCGCGAGCGTTCGGCAACCAGTGTATCGTCATCAGCGTCGACTCGCGGCGACGCTACGACGAGGACGGCGAGCACTACGTCGAGGTGGACGGCGAGTCGTGCTGGTTCGAGTGCACGAAGAAGGGCGGGCGCGAGGGGACGGGCGTCGACGTCGTCTCGTGGGCCGCCGAGGCCGAAGAGCGCGGCGCGGGCGAACTGTTCGTCAACTCCATCGACGCCGACGGGACGAAAGACGGCTACGACCTCCCGCTGACGGGGGCGGTCTGTGACGCCGTCTCGACACCCGTCATCGCCTCCTCGGGCGCGGGCAGTCCCGAACACATGCGCGAGGCGTTCGAGGCGGGCGCGGACGCGGCGCTCGCGGCCTCCATCTTCCACTTCGGCGAGTACACCATCGACGAGACGAAGGCCTACCTCGACGAGCAGGGCGTCCCCGTCCGGCGCTGA